A segment of the Panicum hallii strain FIL2 chromosome 1, PHallii_v3.1, whole genome shotgun sequence genome:
TGCATTTTCAGTTAGGCTTTTTGTTAAGCGTGGCATGGAAGTATTTGTTGCACAATCTTACAGCAAGAACCTTGGTCTGTATGCAGAAAGGGTTGGGGCAATAAATGTTGTTTGCTCAGCACCAGAAGTTGCAGATAGGTAATCTTTTGTTTTCTTACTGATTGCCTGCGTAcccgctccccccccccccccccaaaaattAGTCAGCACTTAGGTAAGCACTAAAACATTTAACAGTTAATGTGTGCGATAGTTGCTTTATATGGAAATTTTACGAGCAATCATCTTCCTATGCTTGCATTGTAAAGCATGTTTTTGTCTGACATTCCATGCTTGCTTGCAGGGTAAAGAGCCAGCTGAAACGTCTGGCACGTCCCATGTACTCGAACCCCCCTATTCATGGTGCTAGAATAGTTGCCAATGTTGTTGGTGATCCAACTATGTTTGGTGAATGGAAGCAGGAGATGGAACAAATGGCAGGGCGGATCAAGAATGTAAGGCAGAAGCTCTATGATAGTTTGTCTGCAAAGGACAAGAGTGGCAAGGACTGGTCTTTCATTCTGAGGCAGATTGGCATGTTCTCCTACACTGGCTTGAACAAAGCACAGGTAACACTGTTTCTACTTCTGCATATGGTACACCCTATTCAGCTACCAATTGCGCACTAATTACTTAAACGTAAAAATCATACACTGATGGTTTCATTCTTTTTATTTGCAGAGTGATAACATGACAGATAAATGGCATGTTTATATGACCAAGGATGGGCGGATTTCGTTAGCTGGACTTTCCCTGGCTAAGTGCGATTATCTTGCCAACGCCATCATTGACTCCTTCCACAATGTCAGCTAGATAGAGGCCTAAGAATTCAGGTGAAGCTATTCCGGTTGAGTCCTTGGATGCTTAGCTGGGATTTTTGGGTCCTTCCAGCTATAGTTTTCAGGTGCATTCCATCCAGTGTAATTTGGACAAATAAATTTTTGTCATCACAGCAAAACTCAAGTGCCTGGCTACATGTAACAGTAGTACGGTATTTACAGGATCGTAAAACCTAATTGAATAATGGCACCGGCAATGTTAATTGCCCCCATAACATTCACGTTTTGCATATTGCTTGCTCGATGGCAGCCAGTTGGACGTTGCGGGCTCCAGAATTTTTCTTAGGAGAGCTTCGGTTTATGCATTCTTGTGGTAAGTTTTGATGGATCGGCTGATGGGTTTGTGGTGAGTTTGATGTCAGCTTGTCGCGGGTTGTGGAGGACATCCTGCAGATCCTAGTCGTGACAGGGAGCTGACTAAGAGACCTATCATTCTATCAAGATTCCTCTTTATCCTGGTGTTGCCATTCCACCTAACTGATTGATTGGCAGCCCTCTTGCCTTTTCCCTTTCTTGCCATGATTTCTGCATCTGCAGAAAATTGCCGAAGGTTTCATTCAGTTTTAGACAATCGTCAAGCCTTCATTTTGTCCCCGTAATAAGAAGTCGCTGCCGATGCCACGGACTCGCTGTGTCGCTGGAGCGGCTGGTTCCGCCGTGGCGTCCACGCAAGCGCAGCCTGGCTGCCGCGGCACGATCACAGCCGAGACCCAGCTGCGGCGGCGTGTGGTCGCCGGCGACTCGCCGTGCCGACCCCCGGGCCACGGCTGGTGTACGCGCTGGGCCAAGTTGTGCCCGTGCCGCGCGCGTTTCTGTCCAGTTGACGGCTCCGACGCCGGGGAAACAGGGAAAGCGAAGGCAAGTGGCGGAGGTGCATGCGGTGCACGTGAGCGAGCCGAGCAGACGCTCCCATGTCGGCATCACCTTTCGTCTCCCTGTCTGTCCCCCACAGACTGACGTGTCCCCGGCCTGTCCTTGAGCCGCTTTAATCATGATGAAACCGCTACCCCTCCTCGCGCACCTTTGCGCCAGCGCCCCCATGACATGTGGGCCTGAGGGGCAGCGGCGGGCCCACGGCAGCGCAAAGTTTGGTCGCCGAAGGTGAGAAAGGTATTGGGTGCGGGGTGCCCTGTCTTCTCTCACCTCGGCACCGCCTGCAGGGCCCACCAGCGCATAATGACAAAGGCTAAAGAGGTGTTAATCTATGCGGTGATCGAGAGGTCCATAGAAGATAGTGAGATTACGAATCGGAAATTGcacattcttttatttggaaAAAAGGAAGATGCTGCCAAATGATGCGAAACATTGTTGTTATAGGCCACTGGGAAAAGgcgattttttttaaaaaaattttacGCCAACCACACCTTGCATCAATTATGAAGGAGCAGGGGATTATTGGAGGGGTTTTAATTATGGTGGGTGGGATTAGTAAATGAGGACGCGCCGGCTGGGCCCTGCGTGCTTGCTGGGAAACCGCCTTGCCGGCCGCTGGAACGCCCACCACAGCTGTCGCTTGGCCCACCATCTCCTCCACTTACGCGGCTCCCACGGCAACTGCCCGTATTTTCTGTCTcgctttttttttctctctctcctttgtTGCTCCCGTCTCCTCTTTATGCCCGAGTCAAGGGAAACTTTGGCGCAATGTGCCCAACGAATCACAGTACTGCCACGAGTAGCTTTCAGTTGAGGAAAGTAGCCAAAGAACATTAGAACAAGCATGTCCTGAGTGTCTCATTTCGCACCTTGCAACCCCACCCGGTCTCTTTGTATTGTATCAGTCAGGCTGatatttttctgtgatttgaTTTCGATTGGTTTCCTAACACAATCACAGTAATTCTGACATGATCACACCTGGTCAAACTAGACAGACGGTTGACCGTACCGAACCGCCATTCCGCAAGTGGCACGTCCTTGTAATTCTGAGAAACACCAAGGGCACCGTCCTAACCGCACCAATAACCGAGCCGCCCATGTCGACACCGATGCGTCGCACACGGCACACGGCACACGGCCGAGCCAAACCGCGAGGGCGGGCCCCTCTCAACAAAGGCGGGCGGTGCCAGACCCAGGCCCACCGCGCACGCGTCATGGCATCCGCGGCCGTCCGTGCCTGCATCCGACGGCGCCCCGCGCTCGCGGCCACACATAATAAAAGATCTACCCCCAATCACCCGGCCGACCGAGCCCCAAAGGAAaccaaaaataaaataaaatcgtTTTATTTAATTTCGAAACGGAATTCTGGCCACGCACGCATCTCTTCGTCCCCGGTCCATATAAGCCGCCTCATCGCGACCCGTTCCGCCTCGCATTGCTCTCTCTCCTCCCCCGTCTCTCTTGTTAGGGTTAGCCCCGCGGCGGTGACCTCACCGCCTTcgcgtcctcttccttccttCCCTTGGTTCCGAAGTCTCCCCCTTCTCAAATCTTGCTCAGTGATTCTGATCCGGCGGCCATGGCGACGGCGGTGCTCAGATCCCATGACGCGCTGAACAACCGGATGCATCTGGACGCGTTCACGCCGTCCCCGACGAagccccgccggcgccgcagcCCCAAGCCGGCGGGCGCGTCCTCGCCGCCCCCTAGGGCTGCAGCGGTAGCCTCTCCGGCGCCtaaggcggcggtggtggcgtcACCGCCCGTTaaggcggcggcagcgggccgccgctcgccaccgGCGAGGCCGGCTGCTCGGAAGCAGCCGTCCCCGACGAAGGAGAAGCCCAAGCAGCGGCTTGTCATGGAGGAGGTCCGGATCCTCAAGCGCGGCGAggagccgcctgctcccgcccCAGCGCCGGCGCCAGTCTTAGCAGCGCCCCTGGCGAATGCCGCTGCGGCTGTTGACCAGCGCGCCCTCTGCTCCACTGGCCGGATCGGGCCGCAGGCGCCCGCCGTCGTGCCGACGAAGAAGATCATGGCCGACGCGGCTGGCTACGCGGGCCCGGCTTTTGCTGCCGCGGCGCCCGAGCCGAGCTCGCTTCCCATGCCGGCTTTCTTCCTCCGGCGCGCGGAGTCCGAGGCCACCCGCGGCCTCCGCTGCCTCCTCCGCATCGGCGAGGTCGCCTGACACGGCCCCCGCCTGCCCCAGCCGGACTAGCGTCCGCTCCTCTGAAGTCGTCGCCTTTCTGCTTAGTCTCTCCTCGTCTCCCTCGTCTCCGGTGGTTCCCGACCCAGGATGGATCTATGGATGGTTAGCGCCTGATGGGCGATTGGATCCGATGGAAAGCATCTCCGGATCAGATCAGATTCCCGGTAGCCGCTCCGACCAACCTCTTCCGGTATTTTTTCAGAGGAAGGGTTGGGGAACGAGCAACCGGTGGTTGGATTTGGTGGTGGTTAGGTTCACAAGTTGCTTGCAGCTCGGTTTGCTTCTGTGGAAAGCTGATGTCTTTAGGTAGAATAATAACTAGGCTGGTTGGTGGATCAAGGTCAGGCTGGTGGATGGTTACTTTGTTCTAGATGGTGTTTGGTTCAGGAGTTCAGTTGGGAGTAAATTAGCGTGTGAAATAGCTGCTTGGTTTAGGTGATCTGCTAGTGTTACTGGACGACCTGAGTGTGATTAAGGTTATAGGTTATCGTCGCAATAATTGAAGGTTTGGTGTGCGTTTGGTGTTTTGAGGTAGAGGGTGTGTTCGTTGAGTCATGAACTAAGTTATTATCGGTTATGTGATATTAGTGGTCAGGTGAAGGTCGAATGTAAGATATATATCTCGTGGAGTATGTATCTATCAGTTTAGCTGTGATATATATGTGTTAAATTTGGATATGGATCTCAAGGCTTCTTGCTTCGTATGTTCATGCTTTCATTGACTATGTTATCTGTCAGTTTAGCTGGGAGGGGGGAGAGGCATCTTGCGTTTGGAAAACTGTTTGAATTAAGTAAACTTTGCGTGGATTTGACTCTTGTTTGGCGTGCTTTGTGCTGCGGTAATCGCTCTACCAAAGACTTCAACCAGTGCACGCAACATTCTTAGGCATACCAGTTGGGTACTTTCTGATGTTGAACGCCAGGAGCATTACTGGAATGGCAAACTTTCTCATTGACCAGCCCATTTTCAATTTCGCGACCAAACGTGGTCGCGTCCCGGTTTGAACCGTTCTTGTTTGGGATAGTTGAAATGTTGAATGGTAAGCTCTCTGCATTGCTCGCCGTTTCTCCTTGGTCTACAATCCGAATTCAGCGCTCACGGTTTTGACACCGTCCATCTGCTGGACGCTGCAGGAAGCCTGAAGAAGCAGCGTCACAGGACGTGAACAAAGCCTCTTTTTCCTCCACCCGGCGGCCTCTCCATGCTCCGGCGGCAGCAGGGAGTTAACCACCGGCCTCAGCACACGAGCGACCGTCGTCACACGGCGGTTTTACGTGTCGATCGCTCGCTCGTCCTGCAGGTTCAACCGAATCGGTGGATGCCACTGCCTGTGGCGGCTCTGCTTCTACGAGGACAAAAGCTAGTATCTTGTTTGGCTGCCGACCTCTTGTTAGGCCGGCCGGGTGCGGATGGGTTCGCTGAGCTGGTGCTGAGCAAGAGGCGTCCTCGTCGAAGCAAGTAGTTCGTTTGGTATAGCACTCGAGAATTATCAGGCCTGTCATTTGCAAATGCCACGCGAACTAATTTCAGCGCTAATTGGAGGGAGTAAACTGTAAGCCACGGTACAATCTTTTCAGCACTGCCATTTGCCAAAGCCTGATACATCATACTAGATGACAGTGAACAAATAGTTTACTTCCACAGAGCTTTGTCAGACCACGTGAACTGCTAAAGAATCACCATTGACACCAGAACTATGGTGCTCAACCTTCGTTTTGCACATTTGCTCACGAAAAACTCAACCAGATTGCGCAAAGGAGAGTTCTTCTTGAAGACCAATGAAAAAGGAATAATCACATCAAGAAGGCATTTCTGCAACTAGCCATTGCCATCGCAATTGGGAAGCAAAAAGACCTCGTTTATAGTTAAAAAAAATGCATCGGCTATGATGTAAAGCACGGAGCACGACAACCCACGAACCCGTGAGAGCATCTAGTGATCTTGGTAAGGTCAAAAGTTGACCTGAGTGCCAGCGCGTGTTGCACACGAGATTCAGAAAGCAAGATAGCAACCCTAAAATAGAACAGGCAATCTCCTGCCTCaaagtttttttttctcgaacgcgCAAAAGAGCTGCGTATCTTTATATTAAAAGAAAAAAGTTAAAAGCAGATTTCACAATTTAATGAGAAATTCAGGACCAAGGGGAAACACCATTGACAGCCACTACCAATCTGTTTATGGACTCCAGGACCCTTATTGTTCTAATCTTTACTGACAAGTTGCTGTATCAGGGAGACCACACCCCTGCGTTTTGGATTGTAGCATGGCTGCATGGGGCTTCATGGGAACCATCAGATGCATCTATTCCCTGTGTGTGTGTTTTTTGAAAAGCATCTATTCCCTGTGTTACATTAGCAAAATAATGCAGCATCGAGAGCACTGGGCCACGACTAATCTACCCATGTAACAATACAAACAAACTAAACGATGGGACGGCAACTTGGTGACCATTAGCAATATGCTACAAGGTTAGAGCAAGATACAGTAGCAGACATCGTGAAGACTCTGAAGGTTCTCCAGCTTGATTCAAAGCTGGGGGTACTAAACAATTTACTGACTGGTTCACTAGGAAATGAATGATATTTCACAAGTAATGACCGTAGAAATGAACGGCAAAAATAGATAAAGCCTACTTCGGTGACAGCTAGGGCTGGACCAGAAGCACAAAATTCGCGAGCTAGCTCGGTTCCGCGATAGCTCGGCACAATTCGGCTCGGCTCGGTGAATTTTTTAACGAGCCGAGCTGCTGGTTTTGCTCGTTTCGCTAACGAGCTGGCTCGAGCCACCTCGTTACCTGCTCACGAGCCAATCAAGTTAGAAAGCGCGGTAGAAAGGAACTAAATATTCATTTTATCTTCCCTTGGTGCACAACTCAACACATGGTTAGATTAATACAGTCAAAAATCAATTCAATATTTGCTTGTGACTAAAACTTAGCATGTGCATGTGTTTTTTCGATGAGAGATGGCCAGATGGACATGAAGTTCATTCTAGAAGTTGCAATGGAACTGAGGTTAAAGGGATATGAGTGCAGCCTTAGTTTTTTTAAGATATGCATGCTGCTACTACAGTGCTTATAGCCGAGCTAAAACTTTAGCCTCTACTCTTAGCTTCTAAATTCACTGAGGTGGTAATTCTAAATTTACATCTGGCTCG
Coding sequences within it:
- the LOC112903558 gene encoding uncharacterized protein LOC112903558: MATAVLRSHDALNNRMHLDAFTPSPTKPRRRRSPKPAGASSPPPRAAAVASPAPKAAVVASPPVKAAAAGRRSPPARPAARKQPSPTKEKPKQRLVMEEVRILKRGEEPPAPAPAPAPVLAAPLANAAAAVDQRALCSTGRIGPQAPAVVPTKKIMADAAGYAGPAFAAAAPEPSSLPMPAFFLRRAESEATRGLRCLLRIGEVA